One stretch of Rosistilla oblonga DNA includes these proteins:
- the fliE gene encoding flagellar hook-basal body complex protein FliE — translation MNPVSLRIPPAQMPLAPPVPGTQPVEPGYKQFTDLLVDGFQEVNAAQNSANASVHDMLTGKDVDRIEVLTSVQKADMSFRLMQQIRNKLVEAYREINQMQI, via the coding sequence ATGAACCCTGTCTCTCTGCGAATTCCGCCAGCCCAGATGCCGCTCGCGCCGCCGGTTCCCGGCACGCAGCCAGTGGAACCGGGCTACAAGCAGTTCACAGACCTGTTGGTCGACGGTTTCCAAGAGGTAAACGCAGCTCAGAATTCAGCCAATGCCTCCGTCCACGACATGCTGACGGGCAAAGATGTCGACCGCATCGAAGTCCTCACCTCGGTGCAAAAAGCGGACATGTCGTTCCGGTTGATGCAACAGATCCGCAACAAACTGGTCGAAGCGTATCGAGAAATCAATCAAATGCAAATCTAA
- a CDS encoding flagellar export chaperone FlgN encodes MTSHSPAEAALRLSQLVDDKFRLLGVLIEKGKQQQQQITAGDATALLQLLAEKQTLIEELQRLQDEIAALQSRGDLAWASPEARARCQSVAGQCNALGQLVLELEATCERHATTQRDAMAKQIHDFSNFNSRSSDSYSLDDETRLAEFDESS; translated from the coding sequence ATGACCTCGCACTCTCCCGCCGAAGCCGCCCTGCGTTTGAGCCAACTGGTCGACGATAAATTCCGGCTGCTGGGCGTGCTGATCGAGAAGGGGAAACAGCAGCAGCAACAGATCACCGCGGGAGACGCTACGGCATTGCTGCAATTGCTAGCGGAGAAGCAGACGCTGATCGAGGAACTGCAGCGATTGCAAGACGAGATCGCGGCACTGCAATCGCGCGGCGACCTCGCGTGGGCTTCGCCCGAGGCCCGCGCTCGCTGCCAGAGCGTCGCGGGGCAGTGCAACGCCTTGGGCCAATTGGTGCTGGAACTCGAAGCGACGTGCGAGCGGCATGCGACGACGCAGCGCGACGCGATGGCAAAACAAATCCACGATTTTTCGAACTTTAACTCAAGATCTTCCGATTCCTACTCACTTGACGACGAGACTCGCCTTGCTGAGTTCGACGAATCTTCGTAA
- a CDS encoding flagellar basal body rod protein FlgB: MLNIFNQTALPALEQSAIFAQRRHNVLAGNMANIDTPGYQARDLSTDEFQTALSEAIEATRNPSPGYNSGDAADIDPMDGPRRAMENLLYHDGSEINLERQVTEIAKNQNLHNTAIALMKNQFETLRVAISERV, translated from the coding sequence ATGCTGAACATCTTTAATCAAACGGCGCTGCCCGCGTTGGAACAGAGTGCGATCTTCGCACAACGGCGGCACAACGTGCTGGCGGGCAACATGGCTAACATCGACACGCCCGGCTACCAAGCTCGCGACCTGTCGACCGATGAGTTCCAAACGGCGCTATCCGAAGCGATCGAAGCGACCCGCAATCCGTCTCCCGGATACAATTCCGGCGACGCCGCGGATATCGATCCGATGGACGGCCCGCGACGCGCGATGGAGAACCTGCTGTACCACGATGGCAGCGAAATTAACCTGGAACGCCAGGTCACCGAAATTGCCAAAAACCAAAACCTCCACAACACGGCGATCGCGTTGATGAAGAACCAGTTCGAAACCTTGCGTGTTGCGATCAGCGAACGCGTTTAG
- a CDS encoding sigma-70 family RNA polymerase sigma factor translates to MNESEDVDRLQQYAPYLTALARAQLSPRYRAKVGVSDIVQQSMIQAYQAIDDFRGTTDVELRAWLRQILARNLIHVDRDLHRDKRNIDRERSLEDRLGQSSLCLEKLLAGSDPTPSQNIATNERVVQLAAALETLPETQREAVRMHYLEGKKLSEVAGLLDRSTGAVAGLLHRGLKALREAMRE, encoded by the coding sequence ATGAACGAATCCGAAGACGTCGATCGATTGCAGCAGTACGCGCCCTATCTGACAGCGTTGGCGCGAGCTCAGCTGAGTCCCCGTTACCGGGCCAAGGTTGGCGTTTCGGACATCGTGCAGCAATCGATGATCCAAGCCTACCAAGCGATCGACGACTTTCGCGGCACTACCGATGTCGAACTGCGAGCCTGGTTGCGGCAGATCCTTGCCCGCAACCTAATCCACGTCGATCGCGATCTGCATCGCGACAAGCGGAACATCGACCGCGAGCGTTCGCTGGAAGATCGGCTCGGCCAATCGTCGCTCTGCCTGGAAAAGCTGCTAGCGGGCAGCGATCCCACACCAAGTCAAAACATCGCCACCAACGAACGCGTGGTGCAACTGGCCGCCGCTCTGGAAACGCTCCCCGAAACACAGCGTGAAGCGGTTCGCATGCACTACTTGGAAGGAAAGAAACTTTCAGAAGTCGCCGGCCTCTTGGATCGTTCCACCGGCGCCGTCGCCGGCCTCCTACACCGCGGACTCAAAGCTCTCCGCGAAGCAATGCGAGAATAA
- a CDS encoding flagellar M-ring protein FliF C-terminal domain-containing protein, whose protein sequence is MNTFGTFWNQIRENFSAMPIQSRMIAGMLIAVIVIGVGLLLQSGGSESTQYLFGGRLLNDEDIRKAEIAFGNAELRDYEFVGSRIRVPSETRDVYLRALSDGNAIPLEEAAATQDALYNSSPFASNNLLEKRIMKGKEIDLSGRIMQFPEVRKASVFYDSQRQGFATKPKQSASIVIVPHGNEPLSPYTKKEIADLVRAAFAGMEASDVTVTDTNARAATEDPWIDENNPHYRTKRHYERAWETKIRHALAGYGSPRVVVDVELDPTMDSESTELKYDSNPATLREQSSSRLVESTRPQTGGTPGVASNAYGNQAARVEELANRSKETESSEQTEKVVGTTHTQTKLAGLRPIRASVVISLRGSYYDELWKSSWLTENPDKGPEDVPPLSPADRERLRSSTKEEITSAVTTIIPRLRAGDDRSPLVTVIDYPDLPSPDNLTPETTSRATAWLASSWQSIALVVLALVALLVARSALKAPPTAPVADFADGFGLEIPQLPVDELALQEEQANSVGAAPTLEVTGSNLRDELNSIVESNPDAAANVLRSWLSDVA, encoded by the coding sequence ATGAACACCTTCGGCACCTTCTGGAATCAGATCCGCGAAAACTTCTCCGCCATGCCCATCCAATCGCGGATGATCGCAGGGATGTTGATCGCCGTGATCGTGATCGGCGTGGGGTTGTTGTTGCAATCCGGTGGTTCCGAATCGACGCAGTATCTGTTTGGTGGCCGGTTGCTAAACGACGAAGATATTCGCAAAGCGGAGATCGCGTTTGGCAACGCCGAGCTCCGAGATTACGAATTTGTCGGCAGCCGGATTCGCGTTCCCAGCGAGACCCGCGACGTCTACCTGCGCGCCCTCAGCGATGGCAACGCGATCCCTTTGGAAGAAGCCGCCGCGACGCAAGACGCGCTCTACAACTCGAGCCCCTTTGCGTCGAACAACCTGCTGGAAAAGCGGATCATGAAGGGGAAGGAGATCGACCTTTCCGGCCGGATCATGCAGTTCCCCGAAGTCCGTAAAGCGTCGGTCTTCTACGATTCCCAGCGTCAAGGTTTTGCGACTAAACCCAAACAATCCGCGTCGATCGTGATCGTTCCCCACGGCAACGAACCGCTGTCGCCGTACACCAAAAAAGAGATCGCCGATCTGGTCCGAGCCGCGTTTGCCGGGATGGAAGCATCCGACGTTACCGTCACCGACACCAATGCTCGGGCGGCGACAGAGGATCCTTGGATCGATGAAAACAATCCCCACTACCGCACCAAACGACATTACGAACGGGCCTGGGAAACCAAGATCCGCCATGCTCTGGCCGGTTACGGATCGCCTCGCGTCGTGGTCGACGTCGAACTCGATCCGACGATGGATTCCGAATCGACCGAACTGAAATACGATTCGAATCCGGCGACGCTTAGAGAGCAAAGCAGTTCGCGATTGGTCGAATCGACTCGTCCACAAACCGGCGGCACTCCCGGCGTCGCTTCGAATGCCTATGGCAACCAAGCAGCTCGCGTCGAAGAACTGGCCAATCGCAGCAAAGAAACCGAATCCAGCGAACAGACCGAAAAAGTTGTCGGCACGACTCACACGCAAACCAAGCTAGCCGGCTTGCGACCGATTCGCGCATCGGTCGTGATCAGTCTGCGAGGCAGCTATTACGACGAGCTATGGAAGAGCAGCTGGCTGACCGAAAACCCCGACAAAGGTCCGGAGGATGTTCCACCGCTCTCACCCGCCGATCGCGAGCGTCTGCGGTCGTCGACCAAAGAGGAGATCACCAGCGCTGTGACGACGATCATTCCTCGCTTGCGAGCCGGCGACGATCGATCGCCTCTGGTCACCGTGATCGATTACCCCGATCTCCCCAGCCCCGATAATCTGACTCCCGAAACAACCAGCCGCGCGACAGCATGGCTCGCCTCCTCCTGGCAATCGATCGCCCTGGTCGTCCTGGCGTTGGTCGCATTGCTGGTCGCTCGCAGCGCACTCAAAGCACCGCCGACCGCTCCAGTCGCCGACTTTGCAGACGGCTTCGGCTTGGAAATCCCTCAGCTGCCAGTCGATGAATTGGCGCTGCAGGAGGAACAAGCAAACAGCGTCGGTGCCGCGCCGACCCTGGAAGTCACCGGATCGAATCTCCGCGACGAACTCAATTCGATCGTCGAGAGCAACCCTGACGCGGCTGCAAACGTACTCCGCAGCTGGCTCAGCGACGTCGCCTAA
- the flgC gene encoding flagellar basal body rod protein FlgC, which translates to MISALDISTSALVAQRVRLNTISGNIANMSSLKDENGNATPYKGRSVVFQTDESVSTNPGVSGVKVDSIEISDAEPIYRYQPQHPLAIKEGKYQGYVAYPNIDMTTQMVDALEATRSYEANIGVMEITKNLGRESLSIIA; encoded by the coding sequence ATGATCTCCGCTTTAGACATCAGCACCAGCGCCCTGGTTGCACAACGCGTGCGACTGAACACGATCTCGGGCAACATCGCCAACATGTCGTCGCTCAAAGACGAAAACGGCAACGCCACGCCCTACAAAGGTCGCAGCGTCGTGTTCCAGACCGACGAATCGGTTTCGACCAATCCCGGCGTCTCGGGCGTTAAAGTCGATTCGATCGAGATCAGCGACGCCGAACCGATCTACCGCTATCAACCGCAACATCCACTGGCGATCAAAGAAGGCAAATACCAAGGTTACGTCGCTTATCCCAACATCGACATGACCACGCAGATGGTCGACGCGTTGGAAGCGACGCGATCGTACGAAGCAAATATCGGGGTGATGGAAATCACCAAGAACCTGGGACGCGAGAGCCTCTCGATCATCGCATAA
- the bioA gene encoding adenosylmethionine--8-amino-7-oxononanoate transaminase — MTTKTTYSNADIAHIDRTAVWHGFTQMAHYEPLVIERGEGNWLFDIEGRRLLDGASSLWCNLHGHNHPTINAAIRDQLGKIAHVTSLGMIGRTAVELTGRLVDVTPEGLNHVFYSSDGSSSVEAALKMAFQYWQQRENPQPQKTKYVAMGAAYHGDTTGGVSLGGVEHFHSLFGPLLFDVLRGPCPDTYRLPENVTPETACDHYFETFRELVTGQHQQIAAVVMEPLVQGAAGMIMHPEGFLRRVRDLTRELDILLICDEVATGFGRTGKMFACQHEQVSPDLMCIAKGLTGGYLPMAATLASDAVWNAFLGDLDQNKQFFHGHTYSGNPMAAAAGLASLDVFEEEQVLENLPAKIDHLQRCLQPLASHRHVGNIRQRGLMVGIELVEEKASKQPFPAGQTRGARVCRHALDRGVWIRPLGDVIVLMPPLSIQADEIETLVEAVRYGISQEFPGE, encoded by the coding sequence ATGACTACAAAAACCACCTATTCCAATGCGGATATCGCCCACATCGATCGCACCGCCGTCTGGCACGGCTTTACCCAAATGGCTCACTATGAGCCGCTGGTGATCGAGCGAGGTGAGGGAAACTGGCTGTTCGATATCGAAGGTCGCCGCTTGCTGGACGGCGCCAGCAGTCTGTGGTGCAACTTGCACGGCCACAATCACCCCACGATCAACGCGGCGATCCGCGACCAATTGGGCAAGATCGCCCACGTCACTTCCCTGGGCATGATCGGCCGCACCGCCGTCGAACTCACCGGCCGATTGGTCGACGTCACTCCCGAAGGGCTGAACCACGTCTTCTATAGTTCCGACGGTTCGTCGTCGGTCGAAGCCGCCCTGAAGATGGCGTTTCAATATTGGCAGCAGCGAGAAAATCCGCAGCCACAAAAAACGAAATACGTCGCCATGGGGGCAGCTTACCACGGCGATACGACCGGCGGCGTCAGCCTCGGCGGCGTCGAACACTTTCATTCGCTGTTCGGTCCGCTGTTGTTCGACGTCTTGCGCGGCCCCTGTCCGGACACCTATCGGTTGCCCGAAAACGTGACGCCCGAAACGGCTTGCGATCACTATTTTGAAACCTTTCGCGAGCTCGTGACCGGGCAGCATCAACAGATCGCCGCCGTCGTGATGGAACCGCTGGTCCAAGGCGCCGCCGGAATGATCATGCATCCCGAGGGGTTCCTCCGCCGCGTCCGCGACCTGACTCGCGAACTCGACATCCTGCTGATCTGCGACGAAGTAGCGACCGGGTTTGGCCGCACCGGAAAAATGTTCGCCTGCCAGCACGAACAGGTCTCGCCCGATCTGATGTGTATCGCCAAAGGACTCACCGGCGGCTACCTGCCGATGGCTGCCACGCTGGCCAGCGACGCTGTCTGGAACGCATTCCTAGGCGACCTGGATCAGAACAAACAGTTCTTCCATGGACACACGTATTCCGGGAATCCGATGGCGGCTGCGGCAGGGTTGGCGTCGCTGGACGTCTTTGAAGAGGAGCAGGTACTGGAAAACCTGCCCGCCAAGATCGATCATTTGCAGCGTTGCCTGCAACCGCTGGCGTCCCATCGCCACGTCGGCAACATTCGCCAACGCGGATTGATGGTCGGAATCGAACTGGTCGAAGAAAAAGCTTCGAAGCAGCCGTTTCCAGCTGGGCAGACGCGCGGCGCCCGGGTCTGTCGGCACGCGTTGGATCGCGGAGTTTGGATTCGGCCGCTGGGAGATGTTATCGTATTGATGCCGCCGCTGAGCATTCAAGCCGATGAGATTGAAACGCTTGTCGAAGCGGTGCGATATGGAATCAGCCAAGAATTCCCAGGCGAATAG
- a CDS encoding c-type cytochrome, translated as MQVKLFFILIVAVSMTAARADDPTTRAAAAAPNDATLEIAAAERGYRFLTEKVYLSPDFHQSDFDAIWEVWPKELRAQAADATVEQRRQMAFERYGLTKRPNDDSGRPLQYVVDDAGNWTMNCFSCHGGTVYGQVHPGAPNNAFGLQTLSEEMRKVKFRSGKRLTRMELGSAVLPLGTTHGTSNAVIFGVALMNYRDKDLNLVMDRQPPPMLHHDLDAPPWWNLHKKEFIYIDGFARLSHRGLMQFMLSRGNGPERFREWESDFKDVLTYLQSMRPPKYQGPIDAALAEQGRVVFNQTCADCHGTYGDGGEYPNRRIALKDIGTDPIRLLALPTIAKEKYVESWFSDYGSDGSHAESNGYVAPPLDGIWASAPYLHNGSVPTLWHLLHPEQRPKIWRRTATEIDAQRVGLQIEQVDRVPLTQTDWAIRRTYFDTQQVGKSAAGHDYPSKLSETERTAVLEYLKTL; from the coding sequence ATGCAAGTCAAACTGTTTTTCATCTTGATTGTCGCCGTCTCGATGACAGCTGCGCGTGCCGACGATCCAACGACTCGCGCCGCCGCAGCTGCGCCGAACGATGCAACTTTGGAAATCGCCGCGGCGGAGCGTGGGTACCGATTCCTGACGGAAAAAGTTTACCTGTCTCCCGATTTCCATCAGTCCGATTTCGATGCGATTTGGGAGGTCTGGCCTAAAGAGCTGCGAGCCCAAGCTGCCGACGCGACTGTCGAGCAACGGCGGCAGATGGCGTTTGAACGCTATGGGCTGACCAAGCGTCCCAACGACGATAGCGGTCGACCGCTGCAATACGTCGTCGACGATGCGGGCAACTGGACGATGAATTGCTTCTCGTGTCACGGCGGAACGGTTTATGGCCAGGTTCACCCAGGAGCCCCCAATAACGCGTTTGGCTTACAGACGCTCAGCGAAGAGATGCGGAAGGTGAAGTTTCGCAGCGGCAAACGACTGACGCGGATGGAGCTGGGATCGGCGGTGCTGCCGCTGGGGACCACGCACGGGACCAGCAACGCCGTCATCTTTGGCGTCGCCCTGATGAACTACCGCGATAAAGATTTGAACCTCGTGATGGATCGCCAACCGCCGCCGATGTTGCACCACGATCTCGACGCTCCGCCGTGGTGGAATCTTCACAAGAAGGAGTTCATCTATATCGATGGCTTTGCGCGGCTGAGTCATCGTGGGCTGATGCAGTTCATGCTGAGCCGAGGGAATGGGCCGGAGCGGTTCAGGGAATGGGAATCGGATTTCAAGGATGTACTCACCTACCTGCAAAGCATGCGTCCGCCGAAGTACCAAGGCCCGATCGACGCAGCGTTGGCAGAGCAGGGGAGAGTGGTCTTTAATCAAACCTGCGCCGACTGCCACGGAACGTACGGCGACGGGGGCGAATACCCGAACCGCCGGATTGCCCTGAAGGACATTGGCACCGATCCGATTCGGCTGCTCGCCTTGCCAACGATAGCCAAAGAAAAGTACGTCGAGAGCTGGTTCAGCGATTACGGCAGCGATGGTTCGCACGCGGAATCCAACGGCTACGTCGCGCCGCCGCTTGACGGCATCTGGGCGAGTGCTCCCTACCTGCACAACGGAAGCGTTCCGACGCTGTGGCATCTGCTGCATCCCGAGCAACGGCCCAAGATCTGGCGGCGAACGGCAACAGAGATCGACGCACAGCGCGTCGGTTTGCAGATCGAACAGGTCGATCGAGTCCCGCTGACGCAGACCGACTGGGCGATCCGCCGGACCTATTTTGATACGCAGCAGGTGGGTAAAAGTGCCGCAGGCCACGACTACCCCAGCAAGCTTTCCGAAACCGAGCGGACGGCGGTGTTGGAATATCTTAAGACGCTGTAG
- a CDS encoding HEAT repeat domain-containing protein produces MILLSGGGLSAQEAQWIWAPGFQKDSIPEGRECYFRKSFNVRAQVTGRVTIAADDQYELFVNGRRVGAGSSARKLDEFNITRFLAIGRNVVAVKVVNQRGSTAALAARVQIQAVTGGQWFSFSSDESWVVANAAQPMWQTALYNDRRWLKAQSFGQLGSTIPWDRQADVVAEQSHQNSERFMIQPGFTVQRVFDDEEVGSVIAMAFNEFGHIIASQENGPLLLIFDRDGDSIPEEVRTYCDKVQSCQGILALNGEVFVTGYGPDGAGMYRLSDRDRNGTLEQVRLIVKFKGNPGEHGGHGLTLGPDGMIYCVVGNHVHIDADEGPGTTLKSSYEGDLVPKYEDPGGHAMGVKAPGGIVFRTDIEGRSVQRVAGGLRNAYDLAFHPDGGLFVHDSDMESDVGATWYRPTLLFEAAEGAEFGWRSGWSKWPEYYLDRVPSVLETGRGSPTGATIYEHFAFPAKYQNSLFLADWSEGRILAVDLKKQGAGYTADSEVFLQGQPLNVTDLAVGPQGALYFATGGRGTAGGIYRVLWDGEIPERVKNLGNGVAAAIRQPQLDSAYARQKIAGVQKELGDEWGELVAGVAFSDDNPPHYRTRAMNLMQLFGPLPSEELILELSKAKSEAVRIKAAEMMGLNPGEQTTRRLTEMLADTDPSVCRAACEALLRSGENPPAEQLIPLLADHDRQLAFAARRLLEQIPMDQWQEMVLQSDEPRVAIVGGLALVTRTTDKAVARAVLAKMSNLMEDFLSDGDFIDLLRVTEVALHRGKVRPADVPELRERIAEEFPTGEPRMNREIVRLCAYLQATSIVERAMEYLRSDVSEEDRTHVAMHLQFIEYDWTPEQRFELIRFYEEAALAQSGSSYPLYMMNVTRDFGKHLTEQEARVILEEGSKWPNAALAAIYKLPRPIDTDTAAMLRDLDLSISNDQHTSDVYRRLRTGIVAMLAMAGDEDSQAHLRKIWREEPERRTPVAMGLALYPDGENWDYLVRSLNILEPAAAVDVLSQLSSVEIATDDPEALRQVILLGLRAIENGASPKQSLTLLEHWTGFQPTPNAKEPMRPWQDWYARSYPNKSAAELPGEDESKWDMEQLLDYLRTDEGRVGDPSKGRQLFTAAQCISCHRFGNQGESVGPDLTQVSRRFTKQEVVESILYPSHVISDQYQSKRVMTLDGKVYSGLMSASDGDHVTIRDIKNQVVVIPKQDIDQIQPSTTSTMPAGLLDTLSLSEISDLLSYLGVLPATQVAESTGSTQQR; encoded by the coding sequence TTGATCCTGCTTTCCGGAGGCGGTCTTTCCGCGCAGGAAGCTCAATGGATCTGGGCCCCGGGATTCCAAAAGGATAGTATTCCCGAGGGTCGCGAATGCTATTTCCGCAAGAGCTTTAACGTTCGAGCCCAGGTCACTGGCCGAGTCACGATCGCGGCCGACGACCAGTACGAACTGTTCGTCAACGGACGTCGCGTCGGTGCCGGCAGCAGTGCCCGCAAGCTGGACGAATTCAACATCACTCGCTTCTTGGCGATCGGCCGCAACGTCGTCGCGGTCAAAGTCGTCAACCAACGCGGATCGACAGCCGCCTTGGCTGCTCGCGTTCAGATCCAAGCGGTCACCGGCGGCCAATGGTTCTCGTTCTCCAGCGACGAATCGTGGGTCGTTGCCAACGCGGCTCAACCGATGTGGCAAACGGCACTCTACAACGACCGCCGCTGGCTCAAAGCACAATCGTTTGGCCAACTGGGCAGCACGATCCCCTGGGATCGCCAAGCCGACGTGGTGGCTGAACAATCGCATCAAAACAGCGAACGCTTCATGATCCAACCGGGCTTCACCGTCCAACGCGTCTTCGACGACGAAGAGGTTGGATCGGTGATCGCGATGGCATTTAATGAGTTTGGTCACATCATCGCGTCGCAGGAAAACGGACCGCTGTTGCTGATCTTCGATCGCGATGGCGATTCGATTCCCGAAGAGGTCCGCACCTACTGCGATAAGGTGCAGAGCTGTCAGGGCATCCTGGCTCTCAACGGCGAAGTTTTTGTGACAGGTTATGGTCCCGACGGTGCCGGCATGTACCGTTTGAGCGACCGCGATCGCAACGGCACGTTAGAACAGGTACGTCTGATCGTTAAGTTCAAAGGCAATCCCGGCGAACACGGCGGCCATGGCTTGACCTTGGGCCCCGACGGAATGATCTATTGCGTCGTCGGAAACCATGTCCACATCGATGCCGACGAGGGACCGGGGACGACGCTGAAGAGCAGTTACGAAGGCGACCTAGTTCCCAAATACGAAGATCCCGGCGGACATGCGATGGGTGTGAAAGCTCCCGGCGGAATCGTCTTCCGGACCGATATCGAAGGCCGCAGCGTGCAGCGAGTCGCTGGTGGTTTACGCAACGCCTACGACTTGGCCTTCCATCCCGACGGCGGCCTGTTTGTTCACGACAGCGATATGGAATCGGACGTCGGTGCAACGTGGTACCGCCCGACACTGCTGTTCGAAGCTGCCGAAGGAGCCGAGTTCGGCTGGCGTAGCGGATGGTCGAAGTGGCCTGAATATTACCTCGATCGCGTTCCTAGCGTGCTCGAGACCGGTCGCGGTTCACCCACCGGTGCAACGATCTACGAACACTTTGCCTTCCCAGCAAAATACCAGAACTCGCTGTTCCTGGCCGATTGGTCCGAGGGACGCATTCTGGCTGTCGATCTCAAGAAACAAGGCGCAGGATACACCGCCGATAGCGAGGTCTTCCTGCAAGGCCAGCCCTTGAACGTGACCGACCTCGCCGTCGGCCCGCAGGGCGCACTCTACTTCGCCACTGGTGGGCGAGGTACCGCCGGCGGAATCTATCGCGTTCTGTGGGACGGCGAGATTCCCGAACGGGTTAAGAACCTGGGCAACGGCGTCGCCGCGGCGATCCGCCAACCGCAACTCGATTCCGCTTACGCCCGGCAAAAGATCGCTGGCGTTCAAAAAGAGCTCGGCGACGAGTGGGGTGAATTGGTCGCCGGTGTCGCCTTCAGCGACGACAACCCGCCGCACTACCGCACCCGTGCGATGAACTTGATGCAATTGTTTGGCCCGCTGCCGAGCGAGGAACTGATCCTCGAATTGAGCAAAGCGAAAAGCGAAGCGGTCCGGATCAAAGCTGCTGAAATGATGGGACTCAACCCCGGCGAACAAACCACGCGGCGGCTGACCGAAATGCTTGCCGACACCGACCCCAGCGTCTGTCGCGCCGCCTGCGAAGCGCTGTTGCGATCGGGGGAAAACCCGCCTGCGGAACAACTTATACCACTGCTAGCCGATCACGATCGTCAACTGGCGTTCGCCGCCCGGCGGTTGCTGGAACAGATCCCAATGGATCAATGGCAAGAGATGGTGCTGCAATCCGATGAACCGCGCGTCGCCATCGTCGGCGGATTGGCGCTGGTCACGCGGACCACCGATAAAGCGGTTGCTCGAGCCGTGTTGGCGAAGATGTCAAATTTGATGGAGGACTTCCTCAGCGATGGCGACTTCATCGACCTGCTGCGAGTGACCGAAGTCGCGCTGCATCGCGGCAAGGTTCGGCCCGCCGACGTTCCCGAATTGCGAGAGCGAATCGCCGAGGAGTTCCCGACGGGCGAACCGCGTATGAATCGCGAGATCGTTCGCTTGTGTGCCTACCTGCAAGCGACCTCGATCGTCGAACGTGCGATGGAATATCTTCGCAGCGATGTCTCCGAAGAGGATCGCACGCACGTCGCGATGCATCTGCAATTCATCGAATACGACTGGACGCCCGAACAACGATTCGAATTGATCCGGTTCTACGAAGAAGCCGCGTTGGCCCAATCGGGCAGCAGTTACCCGCTGTACATGATGAATGTCACGCGCGACTTTGGAAAACATCTGACCGAACAAGAAGCTCGCGTGATCTTGGAAGAAGGGTCCAAATGGCCCAACGCCGCGTTGGCAGCGATCTACAAATTGCCGCGTCCGATCGATACCGATACCGCTGCGATGCTTCGCGACCTGGACCTTTCGATCAGCAACGATCAACATACCAGCGATGTCTATCGCCGCTTGCGGACCGGTATCGTTGCGATGCTGGCGATGGCTGGCGACGAGGATTCTCAAGCACACCTGCGGAAGATCTGGCGGGAAGAACCCGAACGCCGGACTCCCGTCGCGATGGGGCTCGCTCTCTATCCCGATGGCGAAAACTGGGACTACCTAGTCCGTTCGCTGAACATCCTCGAACCGGCTGCTGCGGTCGACGTACTGTCGCAATTGAGCTCTGTCGAAATTGCCACCGACGACCCCGAAGCGTTACGGCAAGTCATCCTGTTAGGATTGCGTGCGATCGAAAACGGCGCATCGCCAAAACAATCGCTGACGCTGTTGGAACATTGGACTGGCTTCCAACCAACGCCTAATGCCAAAGAACCGATGCGTCCTTGGCAGGACTGGTACGCTCGCAGCTACCCCAACAAATCGGCAGCCGAATTGCCGGGTGAAGACGAATCGAAATGGGACATGGAGCAATTGCTCGATTACCTGCGAACCGATGAGGGACGCGTTGGCGATCCAAGCAAGGGACGCCAATTGTTCACCGCGGCACAGTGCATCAGTTGCCATCGATTTGGCAATCAGGGAGAGAGCGTCGGTCCCGACCTAACGCAAGTCTCCCGCCGCTTCACCAAACAAGAAGTGGTCGAATCGATCCTGTATCCCTCGCATGTGATCAGCGACCAATACCAATCGAAGCGTGTGATGACGCTCGACGGTAAGGTTTACAGCGGCTTGATGTCGGCCAGCGATGGCGATCATGTGACGATTCGCGACATCAAAAACCAAGTCGTCGTGATCCCGAAACAAGACATCGATCAGATCCAACCAAGCACCACCAGCACGATGCCTGCTGGTCTGTTGGATACGTTGTCGCTGTCAGAGATCAGCGATCTGTTGAGCTATCTGGGCGTCCTGCCAGCGACGCAAGTTGCCGAGTCGACAGGCTCGACGCAACAGCGTTAA